From uncultured Roseateles sp., the proteins below share one genomic window:
- a CDS encoding TauD/TfdA family dioxygenase, producing MSSHNAFPDDLPPQIEGPSAWFGPDMAARSDEWLLHFSETEVAEIAAATEGYGDADIARMRREDFPLPGLAPRLKAILAELLNGRGFVLLRGLPVQRWGLRQSAIAFYGLGLHLGRARPQNAQGHVLGHVKDLGLSSDDPRVRIYQTHERQTFHTDSSDIVGLLCLQTARSGGQSALVSSVTMYNEMRRLRPDLAVRLFQPLATDRRGEVPAGGKPFFEIPVFSWHAGLLSAIYQRQYIDSAQRFDDAPRLDAETVAALDLFDALSNDPRLNFMMSLERGDLQFVHNHSLLHDRTAFEDWPELERRRHLLRLWLAPESARPLPPVFAQRYGSLMPGERGGVTMADLALQAPLAVD from the coding sequence ATGAGTTCGCATAACGCATTTCCCGATGACTTGCCGCCGCAGATCGAGGGCCCTTCGGCCTGGTTCGGGCCGGACATGGCGGCGCGCAGCGATGAGTGGCTGCTGCACTTCTCCGAGACCGAGGTGGCCGAGATAGCGGCCGCCACGGAGGGCTATGGCGACGCCGATATCGCCCGCATGCGGCGAGAGGACTTCCCGCTGCCCGGCCTGGCGCCACGGCTGAAAGCCATCCTCGCCGAGCTGCTGAACGGCCGCGGCTTCGTGCTGCTGCGCGGCCTGCCGGTGCAGCGCTGGGGCCTGCGCCAGAGCGCCATCGCCTTCTACGGCCTGGGCCTGCATCTGGGCCGCGCCCGGCCGCAGAACGCCCAGGGCCATGTGCTGGGCCATGTGAAAGACCTGGGGCTGAGCTCCGACGACCCCCGGGTGCGCATCTACCAGACCCATGAGCGCCAGACCTTCCACACCGACTCCAGCGATATCGTCGGCCTGCTGTGCCTGCAGACGGCGCGCAGCGGCGGCCAGTCGGCTCTGGTGTCATCGGTGACGATGTACAACGAGATGCGGCGCCTGCGGCCCGATCTGGCCGTGCGGCTGTTCCAGCCGCTGGCCACCGACCGGCGCGGCGAGGTGCCGGCGGGCGGCAAGCCCTTCTTCGAGATTCCGGTGTTCAGCTGGCATGCCGGCCTGTTGTCGGCGATCTACCAGCGCCAGTACATTGATTCGGCCCAGCGTTTTGACGATGCCCCCCGGCTCGATGCCGAGACGGTAGCAGCGCTGGACCTGTTCGATGCGCTGAGCAACGACCCGCGGCTGAACTTCATGATGAGCCTGGAACGCGGCGACCTGCAGTTCGTGCACAACCACAGCCTGCTGCACGACCGCACCGCCTTCGAGGACTGGCCCGAGCTGGAGCGCAGGCGCCATCTGCTGCGGCTGTGGCTGGCGCCCGAGTCGGCCCGGCCCCTGCCGCCGGTGTTTGCCCAGCGCTATGGCAGCCTGATGCCGGGCGAGCGCGGTGGCGTGACCATGGCCGATCTGGCTTTGCAGGCGCCGCTGGCCGTCGATTGA